In Paenibacillus sp. FSL M7-0420, a single genomic region encodes these proteins:
- a CDS encoding M23 family metallopeptidase: MKGFKFMRRMGNLRNRVEASAGSGAAGEQGKDAMTAGEPRVFQPEMKFRRRRSWILASAGLVLLTTFLVGAQKKQVAANTVTYYKVLVNGEEIGALNQQADLNKLFEEKRREYQLKYPDSVMVLQTGGITTEAQRAYKPEINSEATLDKLDGMLKAYAVGVQLAVDGEPLGIVKDQETAAAVLQAVKSHYAPQNAAAPGAKLKKTAAKAGAAGSAANDQVESVKIREEVNIVPVKADPNKVLSVEEAVKMLTEGREAPLRYAVQEGDTVSAIASRFNITQAEIFRNNPEVKELSLQIGDELQLTVPQPDLTVVTVEQVTEEVVTEPEVIIRKSDQLPAGKRKVVRPGQTGLKTMKYRLTKENGQVVQEEWLGQSVVKASLPEVVYSATKVVGEGTGMFAWPVSGAMISSSYGERWGRTHKGVDLVSGNRTIKAADAGTVSFAGVQNGYGNVVIVNHNNGYVTYYGHLSSISVSAGQKLGQGSPIGIMGSTGRSTGTHLHFEIRKNGTAINPMKFLK; encoded by the coding sequence ATGAAAGGATTTAAATTTATGCGCCGGATGGGGAACCTGCGGAACCGCGTAGAAGCATCCGCAGGATCTGGTGCAGCAGGTGAACAAGGTAAGGATGCAATGACTGCGGGTGAACCCCGTGTCTTTCAGCCGGAGATGAAATTCCGTCGCCGGCGTTCATGGATACTGGCTTCTGCCGGTCTGGTTCTGTTGACCACCTTCCTGGTGGGGGCACAGAAGAAGCAGGTAGCAGCGAATACAGTAACCTATTACAAAGTGCTGGTGAACGGTGAGGAGATTGGAGCGCTGAACCAGCAGGCGGATTTGAACAAGCTTTTCGAGGAGAAGAGACGGGAATATCAGCTCAAGTATCCTGACTCTGTGATGGTACTACAGACCGGCGGTATTACGACCGAGGCCCAGCGAGCTTACAAGCCGGAGATTAACAGCGAGGCTACACTGGACAAGCTGGATGGTATGCTCAAGGCTTATGCTGTAGGCGTACAACTGGCTGTGGACGGGGAACCGCTCGGGATCGTGAAGGATCAGGAGACGGCGGCGGCGGTGCTTCAGGCCGTTAAGTCGCATTACGCTCCGCAGAATGCGGCAGCTCCGGGTGCGAAGCTGAAGAAGACAGCGGCCAAGGCGGGAGCGGCGGGTTCAGCCGCCAATGATCAGGTGGAGTCGGTCAAGATCCGGGAGGAAGTGAACATCGTTCCGGTGAAGGCAGATCCCAATAAGGTGCTTAGTGTAGAAGAGGCAGTGAAGATGCTGACCGAAGGCAGGGAGGCGCCGCTGCGCTATGCGGTTCAGGAAGGCGACACAGTCTCCGCTATTGCTTCCCGGTTCAATATCACTCAGGCGGAGATTTTCCGCAATAATCCCGAGGTGAAGGAGCTTAGTCTGCAGATTGGGGATGAATTGCAGCTAACGGTACCACAGCCTGACCTAACGGTAGTGACCGTAGAACAGGTAACCGAAGAGGTGGTCACGGAGCCTGAGGTTATTATCCGCAAGAGTGACCAGCTGCCGGCAGGCAAGCGGAAGGTAGTCCGCCCCGGACAAACCGGGCTCAAAACAATGAAGTACAGGCTGACCAAAGAGAACGGACAGGTGGTTCAGGAGGAGTGGCTGGGCCAGAGCGTAGTGAAGGCTTCCCTGCCTGAAGTGGTCTATTCCGCCACCAAGGTTGTAGGTGAAGGAACAGGAATGTTCGCCTGGCCGGTTAGCGGAGCGATGATCTCCAGCAGCTACGGCGAGCGTTGGGGACGCACACACAAGGGAGTCGATCTGGTATCGGGCAACCGCACGATCAAGGCTGCGGACGCTGGGACGGTCAGCTTCGCTGGTGTGCAGAACGGGTACGGCAATGTGGTGATCGTTAACCATAATAACGGATACGTTACGTACTATGGGCATTTAAGCAGTATTTCGGTCTCTGCCGGACAGAAGCTGGGACAGGGCAGCCCCATCGGAATTATGGGCAGCACCGGGCGCTCGACGGGGACGCATCTGCATTTCGAGATCCGCAAGAACGGGACGGCCATCAATCCGATGAAATTCCTGAAATAG
- a CDS encoding adenylosuccinate synthase, with translation MSTVVVVGTQWGDEGKGKITDFLAESADVVARYQGGNNAGHTILIDGKKFKLSLIPSGVFYKEKTCVIGNGMVINPEALIQEINYIHDNGFDTKNLVISDRAHVIMPYHMVLDALEEDRKGPNKIGTTRKGIGPCYMDKAARNGIRIADLMDAEEFELRLRPLMEEKNQVITQVYGAEPLNVEEILTKYLEYAEVLRGYVTDTSVVLNDAIDADSRVLFEGAQGVMLDIDQGTYPFVTSSNPSAGGVCIGSGVGPSKIQQVIGVAKSYTTRVGDGPFPTELNDATGDYIRETGHEYGTVTGRARRVGWFDSVVVRHARRVSGITGLSLNSLDVLSGLETVKICTGYKYRGDIITHYPASLKMLAECEAVYEELPGWSEDITAAKTLEDLPANTRKYVERVSELTGIPISIFSVGRNREQTNQVLPIYI, from the coding sequence ATGTCAACGGTAGTCGTCGTGGGAACACAATGGGGAGACGAAGGCAAAGGCAAGATCACGGATTTTCTGGCGGAAAGTGCAGATGTGGTCGCCCGGTATCAAGGGGGTAACAATGCCGGTCACACGATTCTGATTGACGGAAAGAAGTTCAAGCTGAGCTTGATTCCATCGGGTGTATTTTATAAAGAGAAGACTTGTGTTATCGGCAACGGAATGGTCATTAACCCGGAAGCGCTGATCCAAGAAATTAATTATATTCATGACAATGGCTTCGATACGAAGAATCTGGTCATCAGCGATCGTGCCCATGTCATTATGCCTTATCATATGGTGCTGGATGCGCTTGAGGAAGACCGCAAAGGCCCGAACAAAATCGGTACAACACGCAAGGGGATCGGCCCGTGCTACATGGATAAGGCTGCCCGTAACGGCATCCGGATTGCCGATCTGATGGACGCTGAGGAATTCGAGCTGAGACTTCGTCCATTGATGGAAGAGAAGAATCAGGTGATCACTCAGGTATACGGCGCTGAGCCGCTGAATGTGGAAGAGATTCTGACCAAATATCTGGAGTATGCAGAAGTGCTGCGCGGCTATGTAACTGATACTTCGGTGGTACTGAATGATGCGATTGATGCGGATTCCCGGGTGCTGTTCGAAGGTGCGCAGGGCGTGATGCTCGATATCGACCAGGGAACTTATCCGTTCGTTACTTCATCGAATCCTTCGGCTGGCGGCGTCTGCATCGGTTCGGGCGTGGGCCCGTCCAAGATCCAGCAGGTTATCGGTGTGGCGAAGTCTTATACTACCCGCGTTGGAGACGGCCCGTTCCCTACAGAGCTGAATGATGCGACCGGTGATTATATCCGCGAGACCGGGCATGAGTACGGAACCGTAACCGGACGCGCCCGCCGCGTGGGCTGGTTCGACAGTGTGGTTGTGCGCCACGCCCGCCGCGTCAGCGGAATCACCGGCCTGTCGCTGAACTCGCTGGATGTCCTGAGCGGTCTTGAGACTGTGAAGATCTGCACCGGCTACAAGTACCGTGGAGATATTATCACCCATTACCCGGCAAGCCTGAAAATGCTGGCAGAGTGTGAGGCGGTCTACGAGGAGCTTCCAGGCTGGAGCGAAGACATCACTGCGGCGAAGACGCTGGAGGATCTGCCGGCCAACACACGCAAATACGTGGAACGTGTATCGGAGCTGACCGGTATTCCGATCTCGATCTTCTCTGTGGGCCGCAACCGTGAACAGACTAATCAAGTACTGCCAATCTATATCTAG
- the dnaB gene encoding replicative DNA helicase → MGGDLFFDRVPPQNLEAEQAVLGAVLLSDEALITAMERVNTEDFYDKPHQMIFEAMVQLGEESQPIDLITLTSRLQDKGELEDIGGVSYLAKLAHAVPTAANVDYYAQIIEEKAMLRRLIRTATQIVSEGYTGGEDVGIMLSDAERRILEISNRRSGSGFIAIRDVLMQVFDRVELLHQNKGGTSGIPTGFVDLDHMTNGFQRNDLIIVAARPSVGKTAFALNIAQNVAVRAKETVAIFSLEMSAPQLVQRMICAEANLDANIMRTGDFKSDDDWSKLTMGIQSLSESEIYIDDTPGITVTDIRAKCRRLKKEKGLGMIVIDYLQLIQGRGKAGENRQQEVSEISRTLKQIARELDVPVIALSQLSRGVEQRQDKRPMMSDLRESGSIEQDADIVAFLYRDDYYNQDTEKKNIIEIIIAKQRNGPVGTVELVFLKNFNKFVNYERAHAEPFAG, encoded by the coding sequence ATGGGTGGAGATCTCTTTTTCGATCGGGTTCCCCCGCAGAATCTGGAGGCAGAACAGGCCGTACTGGGTGCAGTTCTACTGTCGGATGAGGCGCTAATTACCGCGATGGAGCGGGTGAATACCGAAGACTTCTACGACAAACCGCATCAGATGATATTTGAGGCGATGGTGCAGCTCGGAGAAGAGAGCCAGCCGATTGACTTGATTACATTGACCTCCCGCCTCCAGGATAAAGGGGAGCTTGAGGATATCGGCGGGGTCAGCTATCTGGCGAAGCTGGCGCATGCGGTGCCGACTGCGGCCAACGTCGATTATTACGCCCAGATTATTGAAGAGAAGGCGATGCTGCGGCGGCTGATCCGCACAGCCACGCAGATTGTCAGCGAAGGCTATACCGGCGGCGAAGACGTAGGCATTATGCTGAGTGACGCCGAGCGGCGAATCCTGGAGATCTCGAACCGCCGCAGCGGCAGCGGGTTCATTGCCATCCGCGATGTGCTCATGCAGGTATTCGACCGGGTCGAGCTGCTCCATCAGAATAAAGGCGGAACCTCGGGGATTCCAACCGGGTTCGTTGATCTGGACCATATGACGAACGGCTTCCAGCGCAATGACTTAATTATTGTGGCGGCCCGTCCTTCCGTCGGGAAGACGGCCTTCGCTCTGAATATCGCGCAGAATGTGGCGGTGCGGGCGAAGGAGACGGTAGCCATCTTCAGTCTGGAAATGTCGGCGCCCCAGCTGGTTCAGCGTATGATTTGCGCAGAGGCCAATCTGGACGCCAATATTATGCGTACCGGTGATTTCAAGAGCGATGATGACTGGTCCAAGCTCACGATGGGCATCCAGTCGCTGTCCGAGTCCGAAATCTACATCGACGACACTCCGGGCATCACGGTTACCGATATCCGGGCGAAATGCCGCCGGCTCAAGAAGGAAAAGGGACTCGGAATGATTGTCATCGACTACCTGCAGCTGATCCAGGGCCGGGGCAAGGCCGGCGAGAACCGCCAGCAGGAGGTATCGGAAATCTCCCGTACCCTGAAGCAGATCGCCCGTGAGCTTGACGTTCCGGTTATTGCCTTGTCCCAGCTCAGCCGCGGTGTGGAGCAGCGCCAGGACAAACGGCCGATGATGAGTGACCTTCGTGAATCAGGCTCTATCGAGCAGGATGCCGATATCGTAGCGTTCCTGTACCGTGATGATTATTACAATCAGGATACCGAGAAGAAGAATATTATCGAAATTATTATTGCCAAGCAGCGTAACGGTCCGGTAGGGACGGTGGAGCTTGTGTTCCTCAAGAACTTCAACAAGTTCGTCAACTACGAGCGGGCCCATGCAGAACCATTTGCAGGTTAG
- the rplI gene encoding 50S ribosomal protein L9, producing MKVIFLKDVKGQGKKGQVKEVSEGYAANFLLPRGLVRPATDGNVKTLENQAAAEQRRKDQEKEEAVQLGKKLDELTLTLKAKAGEGGRLFGAITSKQIGETLAATQGIVIDKRKIELSDSIRHVGTFQATVKLHTEVKANLTVQVTEE from the coding sequence ATGAAGGTCATATTCTTGAAGGATGTTAAGGGTCAAGGCAAGAAGGGGCAGGTTAAAGAGGTGTCGGAAGGCTATGCAGCCAATTTCCTGCTGCCGCGCGGGCTGGTGCGTCCGGCTACAGACGGCAATGTGAAGACACTGGAGAACCAGGCGGCAGCCGAACAGCGCCGCAAGGATCAGGAGAAGGAGGAAGCGGTACAGCTGGGCAAAAAGCTGGATGAGCTGACTCTGACTCTGAAGGCCAAAGCTGGCGAAGGCGGCCGTCTCTTCGGCGCTATTACCAGCAAGCAGATCGGCGAGACACTGGCAGCTACTCAGGGCATCGTGATCGACAAGCGCAAAATTGAGCTGAGCGATTCGATCCGCCATGTAGGCACGTTCCAGGCAACAGTTAAGCTGCACACTGAAGTAAAGGCTAACCTCACGGTTCAGGTAACGGAGGAGTAG
- a CDS encoding DHH family phosphoesterase, whose protein sequence is MPKFLQRRWHGYHTVWAFLLLLVLIIVVSIYNWVLGVASLFLAGTLCFTMLQAELSFRRNLVDYINGLSFRIKRVEGEAVSMLPLGIILYSEDRAVEWHNRNAGQIFSRKSLVGEDMQELMPEVMASLQSLPSKREPVKEGVLKEQRHELTVDDRYYEVVVIPSERLLYLFDITELVVLRERYEEEKLAIGIVMMDNLDEAAQGMDDQQRTSLIAKVASEITEWSKQFEVYLRRLSSERYLMLLNHRSLQALEESRFVVLDEVREMTADLKVPMTLSIGLAYGSESASELGALAQSSLDMALGRGGDQAAVKAGQRLSFYGGKTNAAEKRTRVRARVIAHALRDLMQESDRVLIMGHRIPDIDAVGAAIGLLKAAQMYNVEASIVMETPNPSITRMMEEIRKDEALYKTFITPEQALQMMTEHTLLIVVDTHKASMTMEPRLVQVASRIVVVDHHRRGEEFINDAVLVYLEPYASSTCELVTELLQYIHDKIKLSPLEATMLLAGITVDTKHFALHTGSRTFEAAGFLRRVGADTILIQRMLKEDLQEYISKAEIIKHARMVYDQIALVVTQPGMKIPQLLIAQTADTLLGMTNVVASFVISERPDGLIGISARSLGRMNVQVVMEKLGGGGHLSNAAVQLEGTTKEAEARLLAVLAEIEAKEGLFE, encoded by the coding sequence ATGCCAAAATTTCTGCAAAGACGCTGGCACGGCTATCATACCGTGTGGGCGTTCTTACTGCTGCTGGTCCTGATTATAGTAGTGAGTATCTATAACTGGGTCCTCGGTGTTGCCAGCCTCTTCCTGGCCGGCACATTGTGTTTCACCATGCTGCAGGCCGAGCTGTCGTTCCGCCGCAACCTTGTAGATTATATCAACGGCCTGTCCTTCCGCATCAAGCGGGTGGAGGGGGAGGCTGTAAGCATGCTTCCGCTCGGAATTATCCTGTACAGTGAGGACCGGGCGGTGGAATGGCATAACCGGAATGCCGGCCAGATCTTCTCCCGCAAGTCTCTTGTGGGTGAAGATATGCAGGAGCTGATGCCTGAGGTTATGGCTTCTCTGCAGAGCCTGCCGTCCAAGCGGGAACCGGTTAAGGAAGGGGTATTGAAGGAGCAGCGCCATGAGCTTACGGTGGATGACCGTTATTATGAGGTCGTGGTGATTCCAAGCGAACGGCTGCTGTATTTATTCGATATTACCGAGCTTGTGGTGCTGCGTGAGCGGTATGAGGAAGAGAAGCTGGCGATTGGAATTGTCATGATGGATAATCTGGATGAGGCCGCCCAGGGGATGGATGATCAGCAGCGCACTTCGCTAATCGCCAAGGTTGCCAGTGAGATTACCGAGTGGAGCAAACAATTCGAGGTATATCTGCGCCGGTTGTCTTCCGAGCGTTACCTGATGCTGCTGAATCACCGCAGCCTTCAGGCCCTGGAGGAGAGCAGGTTCGTGGTGCTGGATGAGGTCCGTGAGATGACGGCTGACCTCAAGGTGCCGATGACGCTGAGCATAGGCCTTGCCTACGGCTCGGAATCGGCCAGTGAGCTGGGAGCGCTTGCCCAGTCGAGTCTGGACATGGCGCTCGGCAGAGGCGGGGACCAGGCCGCTGTGAAGGCGGGCCAGCGGCTCTCCTTCTACGGCGGCAAGACCAATGCCGCCGAGAAACGCACCCGCGTCCGGGCGCGGGTGATCGCCCACGCCCTGCGGGATCTGATGCAGGAGAGCGACCGGGTGCTGATTATGGGGCACCGGATACCGGATATTGACGCGGTGGGGGCGGCGATTGGCCTGCTCAAGGCGGCACAGATGTACAATGTGGAAGCCAGCATTGTGATGGAGACACCGAATCCTTCGATTACCCGGATGATGGAGGAGATTCGTAAGGATGAGGCGCTCTACAAGACCTTCATCACGCCAGAGCAGGCTCTCCAGATGATGACGGAGCATACGTTGCTCATTGTTGTGGATACACACAAGGCTTCCATGACTATGGAGCCGAGGCTGGTGCAGGTTGCCAGCCGGATTGTGGTGGTTGACCATCACCGCCGGGGTGAAGAGTTCATCAATGACGCTGTGCTCGTGTATCTGGAGCCGTATGCGTCATCGACCTGTGAGCTGGTGACGGAGCTGCTGCAGTACATTCATGACAAGATTAAGCTCAGCCCGCTGGAGGCCACGATGCTGCTGGCCGGGATTACGGTCGATACGAAGCATTTCGCGCTGCATACAGGTTCGCGGACCTTCGAGGCGGCCGGGTTCCTGCGCCGGGTCGGGGCGGATACGATTCTCATTCAGCGCATGCTGAAGGAGGATTTGCAGGAATACATCTCGAAGGCGGAGATCATCAAGCATGCGCGTATGGTGTATGACCAGATAGCACTGGTGGTCACACAGCCCGGGATGAAGATACCGCAGCTGCTGATCGCCCAGACGGCGGATACGCTGCTTGGGATGACGAATGTGGTGGCATCCTTCGTCATCAGTGAACGTCCTGACGGCCTGATCGGCATCAGCGCCCGTTCTCTGGGTCGGATGAATGTGCAGGTAGTCATGGAGAAGCTGGGCGGCGGCGGACATCTGTCCAACGCGGCTGTACAGCTTGAAGGAACAACCAAAGAAGCGGAAGCCAGACTGCTCGCAGTGCTGGCCGAAATTGAAGCGAAAGAGGGGTTATTTGAATGA
- a CDS encoding DUF2232 domain-containing protein, whose amino-acid sequence MKFRWTSVAWSVAYLLLLLSLSTPLLLITTFFMIIPAIVLFTTLNTKQFILHLLPVLLIVGLITPMYILIAAYFLIPALVMGRWYKKRASAISTLIAGMVAILAEFLLILLISTTFLKFNLYDYVYDVLKTYADWLASMGASNPLLSEIALSSDQIGQMSWLTIQAIPMTLILSAFVIAVITHSIVRPILNSMGYAVPKLKPAREWRLARAFIWYYLLGVVISLLFGGADSGFMLMVSANLLPLLQIAFKIQTIGFLFFLVHERKWSKIIALLLAIPVIALPGFWIIGVVDLAFPLRELVKKSKR is encoded by the coding sequence TTGAAATTTCGCTGGACATCTGTGGCTTGGAGCGTAGCTTATCTGTTGCTGCTGTTATCCCTGTCAACCCCGCTTTTGCTTATTACAACATTCTTTATGATTATTCCGGCCATAGTGCTCTTTACGACCCTTAACACCAAGCAGTTCATTCTGCATCTGTTACCGGTTCTGCTGATTGTGGGCCTGATTACCCCGATGTATATCCTGATTGCGGCTTATTTCTTAATCCCGGCCCTTGTGATGGGACGATGGTACAAGAAGCGTGCTTCAGCGATTTCTACACTGATTGCCGGTATGGTCGCTATCCTAGCTGAATTCCTGCTGATCCTGCTGATCAGTACGACGTTCCTTAAGTTCAACTTGTACGACTATGTCTATGATGTTCTGAAGACCTATGCAGACTGGCTGGCAAGTATGGGGGCAAGCAATCCGCTGCTGTCCGAGATCGCCCTCTCCTCCGATCAGATTGGCCAGATGAGCTGGCTGACGATCCAGGCGATACCGATGACGCTGATCCTCAGTGCGTTCGTGATTGCGGTCATTACCCATTCCATTGTCCGCCCTATTCTGAACAGTATGGGATATGCGGTGCCCAAGCTGAAGCCGGCGCGGGAATGGAGACTGGCCAGAGCATTCATCTGGTATTATCTGCTTGGCGTCGTAATCAGCCTGCTGTTCGGCGGTGCCGACAGCGGCTTCATGCTAATGGTCTCGGCCAATCTGCTGCCGCTGCTGCAGATTGCGTTCAAGATTCAGACCATCGGCTTCCTCTTCTTCCTGGTGCATGAACGGAAGTGGAGCAAGATCATCGCTCTTCTGCTGGCCATTCCTGTTATTGCTCTGCCGGGATTCTGGATTATTGGTGTGGTGGACCTGGCGTTTCCGCTGCGGGAGCTTGTGAAGAAATCGAAACGATAG
- a CDS encoding MazG-like family protein gives MPKDLDVAKRAKVIEWLKTEVIDQVSRLFKALWEGSTTRVGDSLASLIMSSYILGRRLGIPYRELDDLLLEKLRKHRQEGHQLEEWYQDISALEEHMRKR, from the coding sequence GTGCCGAAGGATCTGGATGTGGCCAAACGCGCCAAGGTAATTGAGTGGTTAAAGACGGAAGTTATTGATCAAGTCTCAAGGTTATTCAAAGCGCTGTGGGAAGGCAGTACCACGCGTGTCGGCGACAGTCTGGCCAGCCTGATTATGAGCTCGTACATCTTGGGGCGCAGACTCGGTATCCCTTATCGCGAGCTGGATGATTTACTGCTGGAGAAGCTGAGAAAGCACAGGCAGGAGGGCCATCAGCTGGAAGAATGGTACCAGGATATATCTGCATTAGAAGAACATATGCGTAAGAGGTGA
- a CDS encoding CBS domain-containing protein, translating into MNIAFFLLPKQEVACVTMDSTLRQTLERMEFHRYTAVPILNRNGEYAGTVTEGDLLWYMKESGGAVTFENASKFLLKDVPLRMNNLAVSIDADMEDLINLAKVQNFVPVVDDMKRFIGIVRRSQIIEYCEKFVSRQSLESL; encoded by the coding sequence ATGAACATTGCGTTTTTTTTACTTCCGAAGCAGGAGGTCGCATGTGTTACCATGGATTCGACGCTGCGGCAGACCCTGGAACGGATGGAGTTTCACCGCTATACAGCAGTGCCGATCCTGAACCGCAACGGTGAATATGCCGGAACGGTTACTGAAGGTGATTTGCTCTGGTATATGAAGGAGTCGGGCGGCGCGGTCACTTTTGAGAATGCTTCCAAATTTCTGCTTAAGGATGTTCCGCTGCGGATGAACAATCTGGCGGTCTCGATTGATGCGGATATGGAAGATCTGATTAATTTGGCCAAGGTCCAGAACTTCGTACCGGTGGTCGACGACATGAAGCGGTTCATCGGCATTGTACGCCGGAGCCAGATTATTGAATACTGCGAGAAATTTGTCTCACGGCAATCGCTCGAATCGTTATAA
- a CDS encoding LCP family protein, producing MMNKLKKIKKRYIALILVLVIAAGGFLFQKPLAVLAFDLFLSDQVETKLANESYVPLENNTSKTPTSVKAEPVALKSDPFSLMLLGTDQRKNETARSDTMMYAVIRPEDYKILLISVPRDTYTEIIGYKDNKKDKITHAYAFGGQQMSKDTLEALLGHDIQYYATINFQGLKDAVDAIGGVPLPIKKDIVNKGKDHEKFTIKANKSNYSGEEALNYTRYREDSDFNRTKRQQVFIDVVANKMLSISQIGNIPELLDIMGDNFKTDIQPSMIISLAKKFMGGKDMDISSFTVMGEGKRMDGVYYDVVNEEDLNKAKALIDNWMNPSTPVDQLIEPGKAGNALEPSATPAVQ from the coding sequence ATGATGAATAAGCTTAAAAAAATAAAGAAAAGATACATTGCGCTCATTCTGGTACTGGTGATTGCCGCCGGAGGGTTTCTGTTCCAGAAGCCGCTTGCTGTGCTGGCCTTCGACCTCTTTTTGTCCGATCAGGTAGAGACCAAGCTGGCAAACGAATCTTATGTGCCTCTGGAGAATAACACCAGCAAGACACCGACTTCCGTTAAGGCTGAACCCGTGGCACTCAAAAGCGATCCGTTCTCTCTGATGCTTCTGGGTACAGATCAGCGGAAGAATGAAACCGCACGCTCAGATACCATGATGTATGCGGTGATCCGGCCGGAGGATTATAAAATTCTGCTGATCTCCGTTCCCCGGGATACCTACACGGAAATTATCGGATACAAGGACAATAAGAAGGATAAAATTACACATGCTTATGCGTTCGGCGGGCAGCAAATGTCCAAGGACACACTGGAAGCGCTCCTCGGCCATGATATTCAATATTATGCCACCATCAACTTTCAGGGGCTGAAGGATGCTGTCGATGCCATTGGCGGTGTGCCGCTCCCGATCAAGAAGGATATTGTCAACAAAGGCAAAGACCATGAGAAATTCACCATTAAGGCCAATAAGTCGAATTATAGCGGTGAAGAGGCACTTAACTATACCCGCTACCGTGAGGATAGCGACTTCAACCGGACCAAACGTCAACAGGTCTTTATTGATGTCGTAGCGAATAAAATGTTATCGATCAGCCAGATCGGCAATATTCCTGAGCTGCTGGATATCATGGGCGACAACTTCAAAACGGATATTCAGCCCTCGATGATCATCAGTCTCGCCAAGAAGTTCATGGGCGGCAAGGACATGGATATCTCCAGCTTCACGGTGATGGGGGAAGGCAAACGGATGGACGGGGTCTACTACGATGTAGTGAACGAAGAGGATCTGAATAAAGCCAAGGCGCTGATCGACAATTGGATGAACCCAAGCACACCGGTTGACCAGCTGATTGAGCCGGGCAAGGCCGGCAATGCGCTTGAGCCTTCGGCCACACCTGCAGTACAATAG